GCACGAGTAAAAGACTCGTTTGATAGACTTGGGATGTACGCACGAAGGCAACGACGTGTTCAGTCCACAAGCACTAACGCCCGATAATTCAGCAATTGGCTAATACCGCTGAAATCCAGACGAAATCCTTATGTGCACACACTATACAGTCAGATATTTATGATGAGGGTCAATTTGATCTTTATCAGGTGCAAACGCCCGGTTCATGACCGGAGTCTGACGTTTGCGGCCATAGCGGTGGTGTCACACCCGGACCCGTTTCGAACCCGGAAGTTAAGACCACCCACGCAGGATGCTGTACTGAGATACGCGAGTTCTCGGGAACCATCCCCCGCTGCAATCCCGGTGATGGATTGTGAACTGTTCTTACGTGAAATTTTGGAGAATACCAGTAGGTATGATTGTTTTATTGTGACTTTTGATTGAATACCAACAGGTATGGTTCTTTTGTTGTGACTTTTTTTCTGTGAGCGTGAGCTTTGTTTTTTAATAATAGAGAAGGGAAGGGGCACATCCCCCTCCCTTCAACCTTCCCCCTGATCGCGATAGGTCGCCGTCGGAAAAGTTAAATTCTCCCCGGCCGAGGCTACCCGAACGGGTAACGTCCAGGCCGGGTTATCATCATTGCGAAAGTTCGCGAAGCGAACTGAGCATGGGGTTGCCCCGAAGGGGCTTAGACCTTCCCGACTAAATGAAAATAATAGACAATCAAACCCGATTCTTCTTCGGATCCTGATCTGGAAAATCCGTTTCTCTCTAAGACTTTTATTGAAGGATAATTCTCAGGTTCTGTTTTGGCAACAACAGCCTCCTTAAAACCAGATTCTTTGTACCATTTAAGGAGTGCTTCTACTGCTTCCGTAGTATAACCCTGATTTTCGTATTGTTTTAGAACTGAATAACCCAGTTCAAAATCCCCGTTCTCATGGACGATAAACCCCCCGCTTCCTATTAATATCCGGTTTTCTTTATCTGAATTGCTAACCCAGTAAAAGCTATATAATTTTTTTTCTTTAAGGAGGGCCTGGAAAGTCAGGTTCACATCGGTTGTAACAGATTCATGCGGCCAGTTTTCAGGTATAAAAATACCTGACAGGGCATCTGGGAGTTTCCCATCATTTATTTCGTAATTTATTATATCTTCAGTAACAGGAATCAGGATTAATCTTTTAGTTTGTATTATCTTGAGTATCATAATTCTGGAAAATTGTTTGTTTTTATAGATATTAGACGATGCTTATTCCGTAATTAGTTTCATGATTCATATTCGGTCCAGTAAGATAATTAAAAATTATTTTCATATCTTTGGATAAAATTTATATTGTTATATTGAGCATTGCATTGCTATGACTGTTAGAATTCATGAGCAGAAAAAATTAAAAGAATCTGCCATTGAATTATTCAGCCACTACACCGATATCGAGATTTTAAAAAGCGAACTTGAATCTCTCGGTTTTCTGGAAAGAGTTGAAAAACCAACACTTGTTGTAATGGAAAATCCTGATCTTGAATTATATGTCCAGATTGAACTAATCCCGGAAAATAATGTTAAAGGATATGATATATTAACTTTTGAAGAAATCGAGGAGGCTCTCAGGTAAATCCTGATTCCTGTTTGATCTTTCCTCGTATGAGAATTATTGCAATATTTACAAGACAAATAAATGCAAGAATTAAAAAGATTAGATCTGTACTTTTTAGCAGGAGATCGGGAGTATAACTGCCTGATGTCGATTCTCCTGTAATTCCGGTCATTATGGCTGCTGCAATACCTATACTGACAAGATTTCCGGTCTGCTCAAAAGTGTTAGCTATTCCTGAAGCATTTCCGTGATCTTCCTGTTTAACGGAACTCATAATTGCGTTTTTATTAGGGGCTGAGAACATAGCGAAACCTGCTCCTGTTATGGCCGCCGCAACTGAGATCACCAAAATTGATGTGTCCTGATCTATATGTGAATACAATAAGAGGATTATAAAAATTAAAGAGACTCCGGCCGAGGATATATATTTTGGATCGATTTTATCCGATAATTTTCCGGTAACCGGAGACATCACACCCTGGATAATTGATATCGGCAGGATCACCAGTGCAGCATCGAATGATCCCAGACCTCTTCCTGCCTCCAGGTATGTACTTAGTAAGTAACTGATTGCACCGATGCCTGAATAATACAAAATATCGGATAATATTGCAAGTGAGAAGATCTTGTTGTTTCTGAATAAGGAAATCTTAAATAATGGATATTTGCTCCTTTTTTCATGAATAACGAGAAAGATGGAGAGTAATATGCCTGTGATAATCAGGTATGTGGAGTTCGTTGAAGGAATTAGTGAAAGGCCGGCTGTGAGCATGACAATCCCAGGGGCGAAGAGAGCAATCCCTTTCAGGTCAAACTTCTGTTTATCACCGGAAGTTGTTCCTGTTCCGGATTTTGAGAGGATATAACCGCAGATTCCTGTAATAATGGTCATTGGAACTGTAAACAGAAACGGGGCTCTCCAGCTGAAGAGATCAATCAGCACTCCTCCTCCCAGAAGACCTGCAATATATCCCATATATCCTGAAAAAAGAAAAAGGCCGAAGGATTCTCCTCTCTTTTCAGGACTCCATCTGCGGGAGAGCAGAACGAGTGATGAAGCCATTATCATACCGTCGCCGATTCCCTGGGTGAATCTGAAGAATATCAGTCCCGTTCCTCCCAGGTCGGACGGAAATACTGCGCACAGGAAGGACGATAAGGCAAAGAAGAATCCCCCGATGCACAGGATCTTTTCATGTCCGATTAAATCGCCTAATTTCGCAGCAGGGAGAAGGAATATCACCGTTCCGATAAGATGTGCCTGTATTATGAATCCTGATACATAAGGCTGAAAATTATACAGGACTGTAATCACCGGGATGGCAAGGGTCATGGAGGATATCATGAAATATATTGCAAATATTCCTGTCCCTGTAGCAAACGATGTAAATCCTGCTCCTGAGATGAATTGCCGTCTGTCAGTCACTGAATAATCTATGATTATCCTGAATGTATTATTTTCTAATCATATCTTAGGTAATCAGGGATTGAGTGCCATTTAAAGAATTAACCGGAGTGCCAGATTAAAATCAAAATTGCAAAACCGGAAGGGATCTGTTATATTGTTGAAATATAATTTCCTCACTTGCATGAGATATGAAATAAATTTTATCGAAACTCTTAATTTTTCAAACATTTATCACTATTTTTATATGTTTTTCAGGTGGATATATAGACCGGTATGAATACTTCTCATATTGTTTTTGTTGGACACCACAAGGAGCGGTTGATGGATTCCATCAAGATGCTTTCAAATTATCCTGTGGGGAGGATAATTCTGGTGGTGGGGGAACAGTTATCCTCCGGTGAAAGGAGGTCGAGAGCTCTTGCAGAAGAGATGATGGATGAACTTGGACAGATCTTCGAAGTTGAAATTGTTGCAATTGACAAAAAAGACATAACAAGAAGTTCCGTCCAGATTGTCAATTTAATTCGCTCCGAAATGGACTGTGGAAATGATGTTATAGTCAATATCAGCGGTTCACTGAGGACATTTGCTGTCTCTGGCTATATAGCCGGATCGATAACCGGATGCAAAGTTATAACCTCAATACCTCAGTACGATGAATCAGGAGAGGAAACCGGCGTAGAGGAGATCGTCGAAATTCCTACCCTGCCCGTATGTTTCCTGCGGGATGAGCAGATGAAGATCGTTGCAGCAGTCGAGGGTGGTGTTAACTCCCTTGATGAACTGATTATAAGACTGAATCCGTCAATTATCAAATATTCTGATGATTTTTATAAAGAAAGAAGCAGGGTCAGCCACCACCTTAAAGTCCTTGAAGACAACGGGTTCATCGTTAAGAAAAGAAACGGCAGGCAGATCAATGTGACATTGTCGGAATTGGGAAATATAATGTGCAATATCTGTTCCTGACTCAGGCGGAGTCCATCATGGAAATATAAACCGATATCTTTTATTTAGATAGTGATCAATAATTATAGGCGATTTGCCAAGGTGGCGGAGTGGCCACGCGGCTGACTGCAGATCAGCTACACCCCAGTTCAAGTCTGGGCCTTGGCTTAGCGAAGAACCTTCACAGAAGGTTTGAGCTTGCAGGAAATTTTCACAGAAAATTTCCGATGCGAAATTTCACGCAAGTGAATGAGCAATAAATTTGCGGCCATAGCGGTGGTGTCACACCCGGACCCGTTTCGAACCCGGAAGTTAAGACCACCCACGTAGGATGCTGTACTGAGATACGCGAGTTCTCGGGAACCATCTCTCGCTGCAATTCCCGGTGACGGGAGCCTGTTTTGAAAAAATTTGATTGAATAGCGTGAAGTATTGTCTATTATGACTTTTTTCTTTGGGCGTGAGCTTTTTTTATTTAATATCAGAGAAGGGATGGGGAGAAGAGCAAAGTTCCGCGCTGACATGTCATGAAAGCGCATGCCATTGTGCCAGATCATGCTCGCGGAGTGAACGCGCAAGAGTTGTCATTAAGTGTTATTGGATGTCCGGAGACCCTGACGATCTGCTGAATTGAGAAATTATATTTAGGAAATTCGTATTTCGTCCGTTTTTGTGCAGAAAGCTCCAAATATTTTAATATCTGGTGATTGATATCATGAGTAAATGTATGGGACATACCGTTATCCCTGCGCAATAGAAGAGGAATCCGTTTCAGTAGAGGTTACCGAAGAGAACGGATTATTCATATACCGCAGAATATGCGGTGACGATACCCGGGAACTCGTTATTTCCCCCAGGGACGGGGAATTGATAATCAACCCTGTTGAGCCTGTAAATCTCCCCAAGAATATTACACGTTTTCTTGAGATAGAGTTCGATAAGATCGTAATGTCCCCCGAGTCAGAGGATACTTATTACCTAACTTTTCCGGTAGAGATCGGTGTCTTCCTGAAGTCAGGAAAAAGTGTCTCCCTGCTTGATGTATTCTCCCAGGCTGCGAGTAAATATTCTCTGTACGGGTCTCCGAAGGAGGGCGTCGTTGTAAGATGGCATAAAAGTGTGGTCCACAGGAAGATGCCGGAGATCGACAACCTCAGGGAAGGCGTCATGTCCCTTAAGATAGTAAATCCCGAAAAGGAGATTGTCGAACTGTCAATAGGCATATTCGACAGTTACGGGATGAAGATCTTCTACAACGACTGGTATGTCACCATGTCGGCCGAGATCAAGGTTTTACCGAAAGACGAAGCGGAGACAAAATTCTTCAACGCTCCTATCGTTGCAGGCACAGACAAGACGATAGAACTCTATTACGGCAGGGAAATTCCCGTTGTCGGCAAATTCTATAAGATGAACTGGGGGTACCAGTAGTGGTGGATATCGTAAATGTATTCCTGAACACGCCTGTCGGCACTGATAACCTCTATGTCATTGATGTCATCTATTTTGTCATAATAATAATTGCAACCTTTATTCTGGCTGCTTTTATCTCCAAGAAGATCAAGAAGGGCCTCTCGGGATGGATGCCGGTCAATGACCGCGAGATGACCTCGAAAATCGTATACTTCTCGATTGTGGCCATCGGAATTCTCGTTGCACTCCCGCACCTGCACGTCGAACTCTCAGGACTCCTGATTGCCGGAGGATTCTTAAGTATAATCATAGGTCTTGCGGGGCAGACGGTTATCGCGAATTTCTTCTCCGGCCTCATTCTCTTCTTCGAACAGCCCATTAAGATCGGCGACAATATCGGTGTGGGTGATACTCTCGGAACAGTTGAGGATATCAGGATTCTCTCCACCATTATCAAAACCTATGACGGAATTTATACAAGAATACCTAACCAGACACTCTTCACCTCGAATATCACGAATTATGTCGCACACGTTGCAAGAAGATTTGAATATTCAGTCGGGATCAGGTATTCTGACGATGCAGACAGGGCAATCGAGGTCATATGGGAAGTAATAAACAAGCACCCGTTCGCACTGAAAAATCCCTCTCCTTCCATATACGTCGATGAACTCGGGGACAACGCAGTTGTCCTGATCGTCAGGATCTGGGCACCTTCCTCCGAATGGTGGGATGTCAGGACCGAACTACTGTGGAAGATTAAAATTGCTCTTGAAGAAAACGGAATCCAGATCCCGTTCCCGCAGAGGACGCTATGGTTCCCTGAGGGAACCGGCCATGAAGAATCTGCTGACAGCATTAACTAGGCAATCCTTCATTTTTCATTATTTTTGCCTGAAAAGATGCAAATTTTTAGTGCCGCAAGAAGCACCTTTATTTATTTTTGCGCATATGTGTAATATATACAATTCAACAGGTGACAAAGAATGCCAGGTTTTAACGGAGCCGGACCCTGTGGAACGGGTTCTATGACAGGATGGAGACGCGGAAACTGTGTTCCTGCGGATTCCCAAATGTCTGAAGATGAAAAGAAAGTACTAAACGAAGGAGATTTGAATTCGGCAGGCAATTCTGAAAATCTTTCTGCAGGATTCTCTGGTGTCGGCAGAGGCGGAGTGCCCTGCGGATGCGGAGCTGGCTTTTGCGGCGGATACGGCCGGGGAAGAAGTCAGGCGCAGGGAAGAAGAACATTCGGCGGACGCAGAAACGGGCGCCGCGGATTTTAATTTAAGGAGTTTTAATATGAAAGTAGCAGTTGCAATGGAAGGAGACAATGTTTCCGCACATTTCGGGCATTGTGTATCGTATGCAATATTCAATGTCAACGGTAAGGATATAGCAAGGGAAGAGGATCTAATGAGTCCGGGTCACGAACCGGGACGCCTCCCGGCATTTTTGAGCGAACACAATGTCGATTTCGTGATCGCCGGCGGGATGGGCCCCCGTGCAGTGGATCTCTTCTGCAGTTACGGGATCGAGGTAATCCTCGGTGTTTCCGGAAGTATCGATTCGGCCGTATCCGAGTTTGCAAACGGCAACCTCGTTTCAGGCCAGAGCATGTGTCATCATGACGGCAGTGAATGCGACGGCTCGCATGGAGAACATTAATTTTTGATCTTTCGGTGTTGATGAGCCATGAAGATTTGTGTAACATCTAAGGGAGCAGGAACAGACTCACTCGTTGAAGAAAGATTTGGGAGAGCTCCGTATTTCGTATTCGTCGATTCCGGGTCCGGAAAGTCCGACACGATCGAAAATCCCCTGCTGAATGAGAGCGGAGGTGTCGGACCGAGGATCGTCCAGCTGATCATCAAAGAGGGTGCAGATGTGGTGATCACCGGACAGCTTGGCGGAAATGCAACCACCACTCTTCAGGCTTCGGGTGTGAAGGTATTTTCATACGGCGATAACGGAACAGTGGCCGATGCGGTCGCAAAGTTCGAGGAAGGCAAACTCAGGCAGATGATCTGAATCCTGTCCTGAAGGGATGAAGAGATGAAGATCGTTGTTGCGAGCGGAAAAGGCGGAACCGGGAAGAGTACGGTTGCAGCCAATCTTGCATATTCCCTTCTTGATCGGCATCCGGTGACACTTGTCGACTGTGACGTTGAGGTGCCAAACCTTCACCTCTTCTTCGATTCGGAACCTGAAACAAGAGATGTCTTTACCACAATTCCGAAAGTTGATACGGATCTATGCACTCTCTGCGGGGACTGCGGGAATTTCTGTCGTTACGGTGCAATTGCAGTACTAAAGGATCGGGTGCTTATCTTCGAGAAGATGTGTCATGCATGCGGCGGGTGCATGATCGTCTGTCCGGAAAAAGCCATATCAGAGACTCCTTATCCGATAGGCCTGGTGGAAGACTCAAATCCACTTTCGGGCTTAAGGCTTATCAGCGGATTTTTGAAAGAGGGAGAGGTTCTTGCACCCCGGATAATCAGGAGTGCAAAAGAGATGGCGGAAGATGACGAAATTGTCATAATCGATTCGTCTCCGGGAATTGCATGTCCTGTAATCGAAGCGATGGAAGATACGGACTTCTGCATACTCGTAACCGAATCGACTCCGTTCGGCCTCCACGATCTCGATCTTGCCGTGGGCGTGACAAAGAACCTGGGCCTGAATACCGGGGTAGTGATAAACCGCAGCGACGGTTCCGATGAGGAGGTTCGCGATTACTGCGCGGAGGCTGACATTCCTGTTCTAATGACGATCCCGTTCGATAAAGAGATCGCATCCGTGCAGAACAAAGGCGGACTGATCAGCGAAAGGATGCCCGGCTGGAAGGAACAGTTTGCCTGCATGTACGACGAATGCCTCAGGATCGGCGGGGTAGGAATATGAAGAAAATTGCAGTAGTAAGCGGAAAGGGTGGGACCGGCAAGACGATGGTTACTGCCGGCCTTGCAGAAATCGTCAAATCGGATCTCTCTCTTGCCGACTGCGATGTCGAGGCCTCGAATTTCAAACTCCTTTATCCCGGAGAGCTTCTGTCCGCAGAGGATTTCCACGGGCTGGATGTTTCTGTTATCGACACCGAAAAATGCGTCCAGTGCGGCGCATGTCTTGAAAACTGCCGCTTTGATGCAGTGGAGATAACAGACGGCCTGTATTCGGTAAGGACTCTTCGCTGCGAAGGGTGCGGGGTCTGTGATTATCTCTGCCCTTCCGGGGCGATCTCCATGAAGAAGCGTCTGTCAGGTGAGATCTTCTGCTCGGCTACAGAGGCAGGCCCACTCGCGCATGCACGTCTGGACCCGGGTTCGGGAAACTCCGGGCTCCTGGTAAATGAGGTGAAGAAACGTGCTGCCAGGTGGGCGAACATCAGCGAATTGCTTTTGATCGACGGCCCCCCGGGGACTGGCTGCCCTTTGATTTCAACAGTCAGCGGTATGGATGCGGTTCTTGCAGTAACCGAACCAAGTATCTCTGGATTATCCGATCTCTCAAGGCTGGTCGGAGTATGCAAAGGATTCAGGCTCAGGATATTCGTTGTCATCAACAGGTATGATCTTGAAGAGTCGGTTACCCGTGAGATCGAGGAATTCTGTCGTTCGGAAGGCCTCACCGTTGTCGGGAAGATCCCGTTCGACCCTTCCGTTATTGCCGCTGTCAGGAGAAATATGCCTGTTACCCGAATAGACTGCCCCGCATCCGAAGCCATAAAAAAGATCCGTGATAACCTTTCTAAGGAGCTCGATGTGGCATGAACGATGAGGAACAAACCCCGAATTCAAACGGAGCCGGATGCCGGCGCAGAGGGCGCGGGCGGCCGAGAGTTCCGAGAACTATCTGCGGAGATACGGGCAATTTTCACTGCTACGGTCCGCTCTGCCGGAGATGCGAGGGGGAGGAGATGGTAGTAACTCTTTACCCGGAGGAGATCGGGATCATCAGGCTGATTGATCTCATGGGCTACGACCAGGAGTCCGCCGCAAAGGAGATCGGGGTCTCAAGAAAGACTCTGTGGCGCGACCTGCATGAAACAAGAAGAAAGATCGCGGATGCGCTGGTTAACGGCAAGATGATCCGTGTCGTGGGATGCCGGAGAGAGATGGAGGGCGAATGCCCTGAAAATAATATCCCGCAGGATGAGGAGAAAGATCTCTCCTAATCCTCATCAGCTGCAACCAGAACAATATTCTTTTCAAACTATCCCGCAATCTTCGACTTTTCTTTCCTGATCTCATCCAGCTTTTCCATGCTGATACCTTCGATCTCTGCAATCCTGGAAATTGTTTCAAGAAGGTCTGCAAGCTCCTCCGCATCTTCCGATTCTATATACTCGTTTGACTCTTCGAGGAGTTTCATCTGGAGAAACGGAAGAAATTCATCGTCGGGAAGACTCTCGTAGTTGCATACTTCACCTCTCGAGGTTATTATCTCCGGTATTCTGTCCCTGACGGCCTTGTTGTAGATCTTCATAAATACTGCCTTAAGGTGTGATAATCAGGAAGCCTGTTTAAAAGTTTCCTTCCGTACTGGAAGAGAACAGCAGTTGTTTCCTGAGCCGGTGCCGGAGAAATGAAAAAGGACGGATCTTGTTTAATCTCCTTTCGTTATAATAGATCCGGGGTGAGAATAAATGATTTATTCTGGAAAACGGAACAGTCCCTTAGGGATATGTATCACGAATCTCGCCCCTTCGCCGTAGCGGCCGTTCTCTTCGATCGACATGCCTGTAATCGAGAGAATCTCTCCTGACAGGAACAGGCCGAGTCCCGTGTTCTGGTAATGTTCCCTCCTGAATATTTTCTCCTTGAATTCACCGGGCACCCCGACACCGTCATCTTCGCACACGAGGTCGAGACCATCCTCCGATCTCGTGAAATAAAATTTAATTGTCGTTATCTTTTCCCCGTGCTTAACCGCATTATCAAAGAGATTGTAGATCACCTTCCCGAACAGCGGATCGGCATATACCTCCAGGTTGTCGGTCTCGTTGACAAGTTGTATCGACCGGAATCCTGAATTCCTGTAGTTACTATCTATTATCCTGCCGACATTGTACCATTCCGGCGACTGCTCGCCGAGATCCTTGTAGTCCTTCGTGAAAAGAATAAGTCTCTTTATCGTCTCTATTGCACCCGCGACCCTTTCGCACTTGTCGCCAACTTCCGTTTCTTTTGCAATCTGCCCGTCCATCTCCAGGATATCCATATACCCCTGTGCAACTGTAATCTGGTTCAGGATGTCGTGCCGCGTTATGCTCCCGAGCAGGTTGAGTTTTTTATTCACCTCTCTTAATGCAGCCTTGGCTTTCTTCTTGTCCGTAATATCCAGCGACATATTCGCAATATGTACAGGTTCACCCGTTTCAGGATCATTGATGGTGAACACCATTGCATGGACATCGATCAGATCACCCGTTCTTCTGTTAAGGTACTGGAGTTCACCTTCCCATAGTCCTTTTTCGGTCAATGCCGGCATAATTTCTGGATCCAGTTTATCTTTCAGGGAATCTGGAATGAAGTCTGTCCAAAGATATCCGTCGATCTCGTCTACACCGACTCCCAGCATCTTTGCTCCGGCCTCGTTGATGAAGTTAATAACCCCTTTCGGGTCTGCCAGGGCTATCATCTCTCCCGAGTGCCTGACGACAGACGCGAGTTTCCTAATCTCTTCGTCTTTCTCTTTCGCCTTTGTGATGTCGAGCCCCATCCCAAGGATATACGGGGTTCCGTCGATTATTTCCCTGTTTGCCGAGAAGAAGAAGGGAATTCTCCTTCCGTCTTTGGTGACTATGACCGCCTCTACAT
The window above is part of the Methanolacinia paynteri genome. Proteins encoded here:
- a CDS encoding nucleotide-binding protein; protein product: MKIVVASGKGGTGKSTVAANLAYSLLDRHPVTLVDCDVEVPNLHLFFDSEPETRDVFTTIPKVDTDLCTLCGDCGNFCRYGAIAVLKDRVLIFEKMCHACGGCMIVCPEKAISETPYPIGLVEDSNPLSGLRLISGFLKEGEVLAPRIIRSAKEMAEDDEIVIIDSSPGIACPVIEAMEDTDFCILVTESTPFGLHDLDLAVGVTKNLGLNTGVVINRSDGSDEEVRDYCAEADIPVLMTIPFDKEIASVQNKGGLISERMPGWKEQFACMYDECLRIGGVGI
- a CDS encoding DUF134 domain-containing protein — translated: MNDEEQTPNSNGAGCRRRGRGRPRVPRTICGDTGNFHCYGPLCRRCEGEEMVVTLYPEEIGIIRLIDLMGYDQESAAKEIGVSRKTLWRDLHETRRKIADALVNGKMIRVVGCRREMEGECPENNIPQDEEKDLS
- a CDS encoding DUF432 domain-containing protein, with protein sequence MYGTYRYPCAIEEESVSVEVTEENGLFIYRRICGDDTRELVISPRDGELIINPVEPVNLPKNITRFLEIEFDKIVMSPESEDTYYLTFPVEIGVFLKSGKSVSLLDVFSQAASKYSLYGSPKEGVVVRWHKSVVHRKMPEIDNLREGVMSLKIVNPEKEIVELSIGIFDSYGMKIFYNDWYVTMSAEIKVLPKDEAETKFFNAPIVAGTDKTIELYYGREIPVVGKFYKMNWGYQ
- a CDS encoding MFS transporter, with the protein product MTDRRQFISGAGFTSFATGTGIFAIYFMISSMTLAIPVITVLYNFQPYVSGFIIQAHLIGTVIFLLPAAKLGDLIGHEKILCIGGFFFALSSFLCAVFPSDLGGTGLIFFRFTQGIGDGMIMASSLVLLSRRWSPEKRGESFGLFLFSGYMGYIAGLLGGGVLIDLFSWRAPFLFTVPMTIITGICGYILSKSGTGTTSGDKQKFDLKGIALFAPGIVMLTAGLSLIPSTNSTYLIITGILLSIFLVIHEKRSKYPLFKISLFRNNKIFSLAILSDILYYSGIGAISYLLSTYLEAGRGLGSFDAALVILPISIIQGVMSPVTGKLSDKIDPKYISSAGVSLIFIILLLYSHIDQDTSILVISVAAAITGAGFAMFSAPNKNAIMSSVKQEDHGNASGIANTFEQTGNLVSIGIAAAIMTGITGESTSGSYTPDLLLKSTDLIFLILAFICLVNIAIILIRGKIKQESGFT
- a CDS encoding NifB/NifX family molybdenum-iron cluster-binding protein, which codes for MKICVTSKGAGTDSLVEERFGRAPYFVFVDSGSGKSDTIENPLLNESGGVGPRIVQLIIKEGADVVITGQLGGNATTTLQASGVKVFSYGDNGTVADAVAKFEEGKLRQMI
- a CDS encoding NifB/NifX family molybdenum-iron cluster-binding protein; the protein is MKVAVAMEGDNVSAHFGHCVSYAIFNVNGKDIAREEDLMSPGHEPGRLPAFLSEHNVDFVIAGGMGPRAVDLFCSYGIEVILGVSGSIDSAVSEFANGNLVSGQSMCHHDGSECDGSHGEH
- a CDS encoding GNAT family N-acetyltransferase, with the translated sequence MILKIIQTKRLILIPVTEDIINYEINDGKLPDALSGIFIPENWPHESVTTDVNLTFQALLKEKKLYSFYWVSNSDKENRILIGSGGFIVHENGDFELGYSVLKQYENQGYTTEAVEALLKWYKESGFKEAVVAKTEPENYPSIKVLERNGFSRSGSEEESGLIVYYFHLVGKV
- a CDS encoding nucleoside triphosphate pyrophosphohydrolase; the encoded protein is MKIYNKAVRDRIPEIITSRGEVCNYESLPDDEFLPFLQMKLLEESNEYIESEDAEELADLLETISRIAEIEGISMEKLDEIRKEKSKIAG
- a CDS encoding ATP-binding protein → MKKIAVVSGKGGTGKTMVTAGLAEIVKSDLSLADCDVEASNFKLLYPGELLSAEDFHGLDVSVIDTEKCVQCGACLENCRFDAVEITDGLYSVRTLRCEGCGVCDYLCPSGAISMKKRLSGEIFCSATEAGPLAHARLDPGSGNSGLLVNEVKKRAARWANISELLLIDGPPGTGCPLISTVSGMDAVLAVTEPSISGLSDLSRLVGVCKGFRLRIFVVINRYDLEESVTREIEEFCRSEGLTVVGKIPFDPSVIAAVRRNMPVTRIDCPASEAIKKIRDNLSKELDVA
- a CDS encoding mechanosensitive ion channel family protein → MDIVNVFLNTPVGTDNLYVIDVIYFVIIIIATFILAAFISKKIKKGLSGWMPVNDREMTSKIVYFSIVAIGILVALPHLHVELSGLLIAGGFLSIIIGLAGQTVIANFFSGLILFFEQPIKIGDNIGVGDTLGTVEDIRILSTIIKTYDGIYTRIPNQTLFTSNITNYVAHVARRFEYSVGIRYSDDADRAIEVIWEVINKHPFALKNPSPSIYVDELGDNAVVLIVRIWAPSSEWWDVRTELLWKIKIALEENGIQIPFPQRTLWFPEGTGHEESADSIN
- a CDS encoding HFX_2341 family transcriptional regulator domain-containing protein — translated: MNTSHIVFVGHHKERLMDSIKMLSNYPVGRIILVVGEQLSSGERRSRALAEEMMDELGQIFEVEIVAIDKKDITRSSVQIVNLIRSEMDCGNDVIVNISGSLRTFAVSGYIAGSITGCKVITSIPQYDESGEETGVEEIVEIPTLPVCFLRDEQMKIVAAVEGGVNSLDELIIRLNPSIIKYSDDFYKERSRVSHHLKVLEDNGFIVKKRNGRQINVTLSELGNIMCNICS